The following are from one region of the Silene latifolia isolate original U9 population chromosome 9, ASM4854445v1, whole genome shotgun sequence genome:
- the LOC141602576 gene encoding uncharacterized protein LOC141602576, whose amino-acid sequence MGPVWYLGERLARQCSRGALTVPIDPPRTMFREPSEAEREADLAGASGDDLLLPGEDYSAFLYGRLAYWPVVEVEAAGIEPPVYPETLEYTDATGRTTISELRDFDVAVTDAGLDDWQHLIRRVAPSRFVALWRVANRLRATAIEALVGGRGRQADRELERELAQSREETARLSRELEFRDAEIAALMARVAELEGAQQ is encoded by the exons atgggtcctgtgtggtacttaggcgagcgtttggctcgtcagtgctctcggggtgCATTGACGGTTCctattgaccctccgaggacgatgttcagggagccttctgaggctgagagggaggcagacttggctggtgccagtggcgatgACCTCCTTctgcctggtgaggactactcggcgttcctttacgggaggttggcgtactggccggtagtg gaggttgaggcggcgggcatcgagcccccagtgtatcccgagaccctcgagtacaccgacgcgaccgggaggacgacgatctccgagttgcgtgattttgacgtggctgtgacggatgctggcctagacgactggcagcatctgattcggagg gtcgcgccatctcggttcgtggcactatggagggtggccaaccggctacgagctacggccatcgaggcacttgtcggcggtcgaggtcgtcag gccgatcgtgagctggagcgagagttagcccagtcccgggaggagacggctcgtttgtcgagggagctcgagtttcgggacgccgagattgccgctcttatggcgagggttgccgagttggagggtgctCAGCAGTAG